One segment of Pleuronectes platessa chromosome 21, fPlePla1.1, whole genome shotgun sequence DNA contains the following:
- the LOC128426678 gene encoding protein FAM13A, with product MFCFCLQSSLLKLQGPEVEGGPSRGPSPEESPPALGSKGQRSPCGPAELRGKEEKTRVLCHGVPPEDSRQTEQLPVLGRTPQPLTPDGALPPGPPRSPYSPQRSSPRCEGVGGGGGGEGGALLQLLAGGPSPLPSPRCLSSLRFNCDTDTPPSPPCSQQYRLSRGRGDRTEALEDDCPPPIPLLTRHIQTLKKKVRKFEDQFEQEMNYKPSHNDKYSNPEMIRVMSELAKARKQLKELRLRQSVFESTEPDGSENLCRSSSGQQGATEHKPTLEETVESLFRRLREKRHELGLPDNMKEMTQAQMVLEKITLQKCLLYFESLHGRPGTNQEKNLVKPLYDRYQMIKRSLCASPISTIEEEDGSDEDSLSSVTVVERPVLRPLRAARPPAGEEDSDRDSDPAFVSPIDEVKAVRQQAAVTTSNLHEASRSQLLQSLRETRAEKKTRRKALRVFEDQFQRQTGRICQKEDRSPMREEYQEYKQLKAKLRLLEVLLSKQDVTKPM from the exons ATGTTCTGTTTCTGCCTGCAGAGTTCCCTGCTGAAGCTCCAGGGAccggaggtggagggggggcccTCGCGGGGTCCGTCCCCAGAGGAGAGCCCCCCTGCCCTGGGCAGCAAGGGGCAGAGGAGCCCCTGTGGCCCCGCGGAGCTccgagggaaggaggagaagaccCGGGTCCTGTGTCACGGTGTCCCCCCCGAggacagcagacagacag AGCAGCTCCCGGTCCTGGGCAGAACCCCCCAGCCCCTGACCCCCGATGGAGCGCTGCCCCCCGGTCCTCCCCGCTCACCCTACTCCCCCCAGAGGAGCAGCCCCAGATGTGAGGGggttggaggaggtgggggaggagaaggtggggctctgctccagctgctggCGGGGGGGCccagccccctcccctccccaagATGCCTGAGCAGCCTGAGGTTCAACTGTGACACGGACACGCCTCCATCCCCCCCCTGCAGCCAGCAGTACAGACT GTCTCGAGGTCGGGGGGACAGGACGGAGGCTTTGGAGGACGACtgtcccccccccatccccctcctCACCAGACACATTCAGACGCTGAAGAAGAAAGTTCGCAAATTTGAGGATCAGTTTGAGCAGGAGATGAACTACAAG ccGTCGCACAACGACAAATATTCAAACCCAGAGATGATCCGAGTGATGAGCGAGCTCGCCAAGGCCCGGAAACAACTGAAAG agctgAGACTCAGGCAGTCGGTGTTTGAGTCCACGGAGCCGGACGGGTCAGAGAACCTCTGCAGGTCCAGCTCCGGGCAGCAGGGGGCGACAGAGCACAAACCAACCCTGGAGGAAACAGTGGAGTCTCTGTTCAGACgtctgagagagaagagacacgaGCTCGGTCTGCCCGACAACATGAAG gagaTGACCCAGGCTCAGATGGTGTTGGAGAAGATCACGCTGCAGAAATGTCTTCTGTACTTTGAGAGTCTTCATGGTCGACCA ggaaccaatcaggagaagAACCTGGTGAAGCCTCTGTACGACAGATACCAGATGATCAAACGTTCACTGTGTGCCAGCCCCATCTCCACCAtc gaggaagaggacggatCTGATGAAGACTCCTTGAGTTCAGTGACGGTGGTGGAACGTCCTGTCCTCCGTCCTCTCAGAGCAGCCCGTCCTCCAGCCGGGGAGGAGGACAGCGACAGGGACAGCGACCCGGCCTTCGTGTCCCCGATAGACGAAGTGAAAGCCGTCCGTCAACAAGCGGCGGTCACCACGTCCAACCTGCACGAAGCCTCCAG GTCTCAGCTGCTTCAGAGTCTGCGGGAGACGAGAGCCGAGAAGAAGACGAGGCGTAAAGCTCTGAGAGTGTTCGAGGACCAGTTCCAGCGTCAGACCGGGAG AATCTGCCAGAAAGAGGATCGCAGCCCCATGAGAGAAGAATACCAGGAGTACAAACAGCTGAAAGCTAAACTGCGGCTGCTGGAAGTTCTGCTCAGCAAACAGGACGTCACCAAACCCATGTGA